One bacterium DNA segment encodes these proteins:
- a CDS encoding DUF2804 domain-containing protein: MRPALPDHLPILDRRGAPPLVAGAYVEREVLAATDLCEAAGRLSPAAVGWSRRPLVRANLHGRWPRKKRWNFWNWISPRFVFSVTLADIDVAAFCQATFIDFATGRSLAAMALARPGSLDLPEHVERTVAFRGRSMTYVNRNDGGDMTVHFAGTARSGERIGADFVVRRPPGQESLNIVVPWSADHFQLNSKHNTMPCEGVVTVGEQRYAMDPADCHAVQDFGRGIWPYRSCWNWGVATGVQDGVRVGVNVGARWTTGTGVNENGILIDGRLHKVMEDLRWEYHPGDWMRPWRVRAEHSGAIDLVLEPIFAHRVRASLGIVRSGGVCCFGRWRGSIRVDDRTRPIRELIGWAEEFDHRW, encoded by the coding sequence ATGCGCCCTGCCCTGCCCGATCACCTGCCGATCCTCGATCGGCGCGGCGCGCCGCCGCTGGTGGCCGGCGCCTACGTCGAGCGCGAGGTGCTCGCGGCCACCGATCTCTGCGAGGCCGCGGGGCGCCTGTCACCGGCGGCCGTCGGCTGGTCGCGCCGGCCGCTGGTGCGCGCCAACCTGCACGGTCGCTGGCCGCGCAAGAAGCGTTGGAATTTCTGGAACTGGATCAGTCCCCGCTTCGTCTTCTCGGTCACCCTCGCCGACATCGACGTCGCCGCCTTCTGCCAGGCGACCTTCATCGACTTCGCGACCGGGCGCTCGCTCGCCGCGATGGCGCTGGCGCGGCCGGGCTCGCTCGACCTGCCCGAGCACGTCGAGCGCACGGTGGCGTTCCGCGGTCGCTCCATGACCTACGTGAATCGCAACGACGGCGGCGACATGACCGTCCACTTCGCCGGCACCGCCAGGAGCGGCGAGCGGATCGGCGCCGACTTCGTGGTTCGGCGGCCCCCCGGGCAGGAGAGCCTCAACATCGTCGTGCCCTGGAGCGCCGACCACTTCCAGCTCAACTCGAAGCACAACACCATGCCCTGCGAGGGCGTCGTGACGGTGGGCGAGCAGCGCTACGCCATGGATCCCGCCGACTGCCACGCGGTCCAGGACTTCGGTCGCGGCATCTGGCCGTACCGTTCGTGCTGGAACTGGGGCGTGGCGACCGGCGTTCAGGACGGCGTGCGGGTCGGGGTCAACGTCGGCGCCCGGTGGACCACCGGCACGGGCGTCAACGAGAACGGAATCCTGATCGACGGTCGCCTGCACAAGGTGATGGAGGACCTGCGCTGGGAGTACCATCCGGGCGACTGGATGCGTCCCTGGCGCGTCCGCGCCGAGCACTCGGGCGCCATCGACCTGGTGCTGGAGCCGATCTTCGCGCATCGCGTGCGCGCCAGCCTCGGCATCGTCCGCTCCGGTGGCGTCTGCTGCTTCGGACGCTGGCGGGGGAGCATTCGGGTCGACGATCGCACGCGGCCGATCCGCGAGCTGATCGGCTGGGCGGAGGAGTTCGACCACCGCTGGTAG